The following proteins are co-located in the Thermoanaerobaculia bacterium genome:
- a CDS encoding DUF58 domain-containing protein codes for MLSALRERWRRREAAAPASTKTVRRVPADLLAKVRRIEISTRRLVDQGVAGTYHSVFKGRGMEFAEVRPYQPGDDVRTIDWNRTARMGAPFVKQFVEERDLTVFLAIDVSGSLGFGSRAILKRELAAEISALLAFAALRNHDRVGAALLSDRLELFLPPQRRRNQVLRLVHDVLQHPAAGGTDLERGLGAVLSNLRQRSVLFVVSDFVGAPPVQALQRAATRHDVIVVELADPKDLQPPAAGPLVLRDAETGEVAFYDGRRNAAAEIARARGEREALHATIRSLGLDHLVLATDRPYMPELVAFFESRRKRLRR; via the coding sequence ATGCTCTCCGCGCTGCGCGAGCGCTGGCGGCGCCGCGAAGCGGCCGCCCCCGCTTCGACGAAAACGGTACGACGAGTACCGGCCGACCTGCTGGCCAAGGTCCGGCGGATCGAGATCTCGACCCGCCGCCTGGTCGACCAGGGGGTCGCCGGCACCTACCACTCGGTCTTCAAGGGCCGCGGCATGGAGTTCGCCGAGGTGCGCCCCTACCAGCCGGGGGACGATGTCCGCACCATCGACTGGAACCGGACCGCCCGCATGGGCGCGCCGTTCGTCAAGCAGTTCGTCGAAGAGCGCGACCTCACGGTCTTCCTCGCCATCGACGTCTCGGGCAGCCTCGGCTTCGGCTCGCGCGCCATCCTGAAGCGCGAGCTCGCCGCCGAGATCTCCGCCCTGCTCGCCTTTGCCGCATTGCGCAATCACGACCGCGTCGGCGCGGCCCTGCTCTCGGACCGTCTCGAGCTGTTCCTGCCGCCGCAGCGGCGACGCAACCAGGTATTGCGGCTCGTGCACGACGTTCTGCAGCATCCGGCCGCCGGCGGTACCGACCTCGAGCGGGGTCTGGGCGCGGTGCTCTCCAACCTCCGCCAGCGCTCGGTGTTGTTCGTGGTCTCGGACTTCGTCGGCGCGCCGCCGGTCCAGGCGCTGCAGCGCGCTGCGACCCGTCACGACGTCATCGTCGTCGAGCTCGCCGACCCGAAGGACCTGCAACCGCCGGCCGCCGGACCTCTGGTGCTGCGCGACGCCGAGACCGGCGAGGTCGCCTTCTACGACGGCAGAAGGAACGCCGCCGCGGAGATCGCGCGGGCCCGCGGCGAGCGCGAAGCACTCCACGCCACGATCCGCAGCCTGGGCCTCGATCACCTCGTGCTCGCCACCGATCGCCCCTACATGCCGGAGCTGGTGGCCTTTTTCGAGTCGCGTCGAAAGCGCCTGCGCCGATGA